A single region of the Triticum dicoccoides isolate Atlit2015 ecotype Zavitan chromosome 2B, WEW_v2.0, whole genome shotgun sequence genome encodes:
- the LOC119360848 gene encoding BTB/POZ and MATH domain-containing protein 2-like: MPKGWKMSSSTFSVGGHDWRVECYPNGDWQEHDGSISLYLNHASHSKTGDAIAEFRFCILNQVDWEEPPWTRFSGVRLFSDTTDRSWGWADFVKHENLDEEKDLYVKDDCLAVLCDVTVTAGMHTDGHTEVATPKPEAVAAATAPHFDLHAELVSNNQKTDVLIEVGGETLAVHRRVLEARSPVFKADLSLASASEGAATVLRVDDMDADVCKALLQFIYNGTPDMNQLETAHTMAERLLVAADRYKLEELKQICEHALRVRIRVSSVGTTLALAERHGCPELREACMQFISFPGNLKALMATDGFEQMKTDCSSALLELVLKQMVRLDL, encoded by the coding sequence ATGCCTAAGGGCTGGAAGATGAGTTCGAGCACGTTCAGCGTCGGCGGCCACGACTGGCGTGTCGAGTGCTATCCGAACGGCGACTGGCAGGAACATGACGGCTCCATCTCTCTCTACCTCAACCACGCCAGCCATAGCAAGACCGGCGACGCCATAGCGGAGTTCCGGTTTTGTATACTCAACCAGGTGGACTGGGAGGAGCCACCGTGGACTAGATTCTCCGGGGTGCGCCTCTTCTCGGACACCACCGATCGGTCCTGGGGCTGGGCCGACTTCGTAAAACATGAGAATCTCGACGAGGAGAAGGATCTCTATGTCAAGGACGACTGCCTCGCCGTCCTGTGCGACGTCACCGTCACAGCTGGGATGCACACCGACGGCCACACCGAGGTTGCCACGCCAAAACCTGaggccgtggcggcggcgacggcaccaCATTTCGACTTACACGCGGAACTCGTCTCGAACAACCAAAAAACGGACGTGCTGATTGAGGTTGGCGGCGAGACGTTGGCGGTCCACCGGCGGGTGCTCGAGGCCCGATCCCCCGTCTTCAAGGCGGATCTCTCGCTCGCCTCGGCCAGCGAGGGAGCCGCCACTGTGCTACGCGTCGACGACATGGACGCCGACGTGTGCAAGGCTCTGCTCCAGTTCATCTACAACGGCACACCGGATATGAACCAGCTAGAGACGGCGCACACGATGGCTGAGCGGCTGCTCGTTGCGGCGGACAGGTATAAGCTGGAGGAGCTGAAGCAGATATGCGAGCATGCgctacgcgtgcgcatccgcgtgaGCTCCGTGGGGACAACCCTTGCGCTGGCCGAGCGGCATGGCTGCCCCGAACTGAGGGAAGCATGCATGCAGTTCATATCTTTTCCCGGCAACTTGAAAGCACTCATGGCTACCGATGGTTTTGAGCAGATGAAAACAGATTGCTCCTCTGCTCTGTTGGAGCTCGTCCTGAAGCAGATGGTGCGGCTGGACCTGTAG